Proteins encoded in a region of the Clostridium butyricum genome:
- a CDS encoding ECF transporter S component, translated as MENKLKNRRLSIRQMTMIGMLSAISIFLGITGLGFIPLPTMRATIMHVPVIIGAIIEGPVVGALVGLVFGLFSMYQNFTAPGPTSFIFWNPIIAIIPRVLVGIVAYYVYRTLYNKIKKESISIAIASLLASFTNTAGVLSLAYLFYLEKYSAALGINPDTAAVAIAGIGITNGIPEAIVSSVICVPVIIAISKIKKSRN; from the coding sequence GTGGAAAATAAACTTAAGAATAGAAGATTATCTATCAGACAAATGACAATGATTGGAATGCTTTCTGCTATTTCTATTTTTTTAGGAATAACAGGTTTAGGATTTATACCACTTCCTACAATGAGAGCAACCATAATGCATGTACCAGTAATAATAGGTGCTATTATCGAAGGACCAGTTGTAGGTGCCTTAGTAGGTTTAGTATTCGGACTATTTTCAATGTATCAAAATTTTACTGCACCTGGTCCTACTTCATTTATCTTTTGGAATCCTATAATAGCTATAATTCCAAGAGTACTCGTAGGTATAGTTGCATATTATGTGTATCGTACTTTGTACAATAAGATAAAAAAGGAAAGCATAAGTATTGCTATTGCTTCACTTCTGGCTTCATTTACAAATACAGCTGGTGTACTTAGCCTTGCTTATTTATTTTATCTTGAAAAATACTCAGCTGCATTAGGAATTAATCCTGATACTGCTGCTGTTGCTATTGCTGGAATAGGAATCACAAATGGAATACCAGAAGCTATTGTAAGCTCTGTTATATGTGTTCCAGTTATTATAGCTATATCTAAAATAAAAAAATCAAGAAATTAA
- a CDS encoding PspC domain-containing protein has product MNEKKKLYKDVSRKKVCGVLAGFSDYINGDTTLIRVLFILISIEFFPAAILAYFICALIMPDKKEIFNDIN; this is encoded by the coding sequence ATGAATGAAAAGAAAAAACTTTATAAGGATGTTTCAAGAAAAAAAGTCTGTGGCGTTCTTGCAGGTTTTTCTGATTATATTAATGGTGATACTACTTTAATCCGAGTGTTATTCATACTTATATCTATCGAATTTTTTCCTGCAGCAATTTTAGCATACTTTATTTGTGCTCTAATAATGCCTGATAAAAAAGAAATTTTTAATGATATCAATTGA
- a CDS encoding tRNA 2-thiocytidine biosynthesis TtcA family protein encodes MSTIAGKGCPRIIPEGEKKPLKDIERSIVKTYRKHIWSKFVKAVKEYNLIEEGDKIAVGISGGKDSMLMAKLLQELQRHGQVKFDLVFLAMDPGYHPEIKKLLVENCEHLDIPIHIYDSGIFEVVDRMAKDYPCYLCARMRRGSLYAKAQEFGCNKLALGHHYNDVIETTMLNILYAGNFKTMMPKLKAKNFANLELIRPMYYIEEDYIKKFINNAGIWPLNCACMVAAEKIGNKRYEIKDLIKQLKENFDGVEKSIFKAAENVSMDGILGWQKGDEKYSFLDVYDEE; translated from the coding sequence ATGAGTACAATTGCAGGAAAAGGATGTCCAAGAATTATTCCAGAGGGTGAGAAGAAACCTTTAAAGGATATAGAAAGAAGCATTGTAAAAACATATAGAAAACACATTTGGTCAAAATTCGTAAAGGCTGTTAAGGAATATAATCTTATAGAAGAAGGAGATAAAATAGCAGTAGGCATATCTGGAGGAAAAGATAGTATGCTTATGGCTAAGCTTCTTCAAGAATTACAAAGACATGGTCAGGTAAAGTTTGATTTAGTATTTCTTGCCATGGACCCAGGATACCATCCTGAAATAAAGAAATTATTAGTTGAAAATTGTGAACATTTGGATATTCCTATACATATATATGATTCAGGAATCTTTGAAGTAGTTGATAGGATGGCTAAAGATTATCCTTGTTATTTATGTGCAAGAATGAGGAGAGGCTCATTATATGCTAAGGCTCAAGAATTTGGATGTAATAAGCTTGCATTAGGACATCATTATAATGATGTTATAGAAACTACTATGTTAAATATTCTTTATGCAGGAAATTTTAAAACAATGATGCCTAAGTTAAAAGCAAAGAATTTTGCAAATCTTGAACTTATAAGACCTATGTATTACATTGAAGAAGATTACATAAAGAAATTTATAAATAATGCAGGAATATGGCCTTTAAACTGTGCATGTATGGTTGCAGCTGAAAAGATAGGTAACAAGAGGTATGAAATAAAGGATCTCATAAAACAATTAAAAGAAAACTTTGATGGTGTAGAAAAATCAATATTTAAGGCTGCCGAGAATGTAAGTATGGATGGAATATTAGGTTGGCAGAAGGGCGATGAAAAATATTCGTTTCTTGATGTATATGATGAGGAATAG
- a CDS encoding DUF4250 domain-containing protein produces MTNEDMIKMDSIILLSFINTKLRDEYSTLNLLCCDLNLDEKLLTNKLHDVGYEYNKDINQFR; encoded by the coding sequence ATGACAAATGAAGATATGATAAAAATGGATTCAATTATCTTACTTAGTTTTATAAATACTAAGCTAAGAGATGAATATAGTACGTTAAATTTATTATGCTGTGATTTAAATTTAGATGAAAAATTATTGACAAATAAACTACATGATGTTGGATATGAATATAATAAAGATATAAATCAGTTTAGATAA
- a CDS encoding putative bifunctional diguanylate cyclase/phosphodiesterase, whose protein sequence is MVKGEIGELDKYHNREETVFIEYDRITLLPSVDEFKKVVKNNIKNSIINETKAALILFDIDNFKHVNDSFGHEFGDVMLKCLSGEIRSVLDDDILMCRYSGDTFILYLNNIDYEDGIITTVEKVFDIFKKAHEDIYLTISMGIALVPKNGIQYDFLLKNADIAMYEAKMNGKNKFKFFSDEMGKKVIKEYTLQKELRTSLEKNEIYVMFQPKVLLEDYTVCGFEALARWNNEKFGEVSPVKFIPLAEESKMIVPIGTFVLEEVCKKIRYLSSNGYSNFKIAVNLSEVQFQEEIVVSDLKRLIKKYHISTRHLEVEITESMFMKSFESNLKVLEEIKKMGITIALDDFGTGYSSLSYLTKLPIDVLKIDRSFIIDLCLNPKEKCMVENIVRLSHQLGIEVVAEGVEEEEQAEYLKAISCDFVQGYYFSNPKSFDEIINIIGKKL, encoded by the coding sequence ATGGTTAAGGGGGAAATTGGCGAGCTTGATAAGTATCATAACCGAGAAGAAACAGTTTTTATAGAATATGACAGAATTACGTTATTACCAAGCGTCGATGAATTTAAAAAAGTTGTAAAAAATAATATTAAAAACTCTATAATTAACGAAACAAAAGCTGCATTAATATTATTTGATATAGATAATTTTAAACATGTAAACGACTCCTTTGGGCATGAATTTGGGGATGTTATGCTTAAGTGCTTAAGTGGTGAGATAAGAAGTGTTTTAGATGACGATATATTAATGTGTAGATATAGTGGAGATACATTCATATTATATTTAAATAATATTGATTATGAAGATGGAATAATAACAACTGTTGAAAAAGTATTTGATATATTTAAGAAAGCACATGAAGATATATATTTAACTATAAGTATGGGGATAGCCTTGGTACCTAAAAATGGAATTCAGTACGATTTTCTGCTCAAAAATGCTGATATAGCTATGTATGAAGCTAAGATGAATGGGAAAAATAAATTTAAATTTTTTAGTGATGAAATGGGTAAGAAAGTCATTAAAGAATATACTCTTCAAAAAGAGCTTAGAACATCATTGGAGAAAAATGAAATTTACGTTATGTTTCAGCCAAAGGTACTTTTGGAAGATTATACAGTATGTGGATTCGAAGCACTTGCACGGTGGAATAACGAAAAGTTTGGAGAAGTAAGCCCTGTTAAATTTATTCCACTTGCAGAAGAATCAAAGATGATTGTTCCAATAGGCACTTTTGTTCTTGAAGAAGTTTGTAAAAAAATTAGATATTTATCATCTAATGGTTACTCAAATTTTAAAATTGCAGTAAATTTATCAGAAGTTCAATTTCAAGAAGAAATTGTTGTTAGTGATCTTAAGAGATTAATTAAAAAGTATCATATATCTACAAGGCATTTGGAAGTTGAAATAACTGAAAGTATGTTTATGAAATCTTTTGAAAGCAATCTAAAAGTTTTAGAAGAAATTAAAAAAATGGGAATAACTATAGCATTAGATGATTTTGGGACAGGCTATTCTTCATTAAGTTATTTAACTAAATTACCAATTGATGTGTTGAAAATTGATAGAAGCTTTATTATAGATTTATGTTTAAATCCAAAGGAAAAGTGTATGGTAGAAAATATTGTGAGATTATCACATCAATTAGGTATAGAAGTTGTAGCTGAAGGCGTTGAAGAAGAAGAGCAAGCTGAGTATTTAAAAGCAATATCTTGTGATTTTGTTCAGGGCTATTATTTTAGTAACCCAAAATCCTTTGATGAAATTATAAATATAATTGGAAAAAAATTATAA
- a CDS encoding tryptophan transporter, with the protein MNTGLNTKRMTTNAILIAIGAILHQITPAIPLFGISMQPDLSLAMLFIIILYNKDYKTSLICGIAVGVFAAMTTKMPMGQIPNIVDKFITTNIMFAIVSILRNKLDANKLMMFILPIGTTISGTLFISVAIIIGGIEVSAFIQLFVSVVLTAAVINTILGFGLFKIVERTAVATGAYFISK; encoded by the coding sequence ATGAATACAGGGTTAAATACAAAAAGAATGACAACAAATGCAATATTAATAGCAATAGGAGCAATTTTACATCAAATAACACCGGCAATACCGCTTTTTGGAATAAGCATGCAACCAGATTTATCACTGGCTATGCTGTTTATAATAATTTTATATAATAAAGATTATAAAACTAGTCTTATTTGTGGAATAGCTGTAGGAGTATTTGCAGCAATGACAACAAAGATGCCAATGGGCCAAATTCCAAACATTGTTGATAAATTTATAACTACGAATATAATGTTTGCTATTGTCTCTATATTGAGAAACAAGCTTGATGCTAACAAATTGATGATGTTTATTTTACCAATTGGGACAACAATAAGTGGAACTTTATTTATTTCAGTAGCAATTATAATCGGTGGAATAGAAGTAAGTGCATTCATTCAATTATTTGTAAGCGTAGTACTTACAGCAGCAGTAATAAATACAATTTTAGGTTTCGGATTATTTAAGATAGTTGAAAGAACAGCAGTGGCTACTGGTGCTTACTTTATTAGTAAATAG
- a CDS encoding polysaccharide deacetylase family protein: MYLKKLKKLTLFSLIITMFFSIPIYNTYADEKNNVESNSKVVYLTFDDGPAGKVTNDVLDILKNNSVHATFFLIGCQIKDQEDLVKRIYDEGNSIGLHSMTHKKNSLYCSNEQFLKEMISTQELISTVVPIKPTILRFPFGCNNNTYKISKSMVDLLHDNNLKIYDWNTDSGDGANPNSAPSTILKNAKSTKDRVILLMHCSYLSKNTVKALPSIIQYYKDNGYEFKTIDENTPEEFHFMKK; the protein is encoded by the coding sequence ATGTATTTAAAAAAATTAAAAAAACTAACGCTTTTTTCTTTAATAATCACAATGTTTTTTTCAATTCCTATATACAATACATATGCTGATGAAAAAAATAATGTTGAAAGTAATTCTAAAGTTGTATATCTTACGTTTGATGATGGTCCTGCTGGAAAGGTAACAAATGATGTTTTAGACATATTAAAAAACAACTCAGTTCATGCAACATTCTTTCTAATTGGATGTCAAATTAAAGATCAGGAAGATCTGGTTAAAAGAATTTATGATGAGGGCAATTCTATAGGACTTCACAGTATGACACATAAAAAGAATTCTCTATATTGTTCAAACGAACAATTTCTAAAAGAAATGATAAGTACTCAGGAACTTATAAGTACAGTAGTTCCTATAAAACCAACTATATTGCGCTTTCCTTTTGGATGCAATAACAACACATACAAAATTTCCAAGTCAATGGTTGATTTACTTCATGATAACAACTTAAAAATTTATGATTGGAATACTGATAGTGGTGATGGCGCTAATCCAAACTCTGCACCTTCAACAATATTAAAAAATGCAAAGAGCACTAAAGATAGAGTTATTCTTTTAATGCATTGCTCTTACTTAAGTAAAAATACTGTTAAGGCACTTCCAAGTATTATCCAATACTATAAAGACAATGGATATGAATTTAAAACAATAGATGAAAATACACCGGAAGAATTTCATTTTATGAAAAAATAG
- a CDS encoding uracil-xanthine permease family protein, giving the protein MSELTGITSEGIKESTVRKTGMRIIMALQHLIAMFGSTVLVPILTGLDISVALFCAGLGTLIFHLCTNRKVPVFLGSSFAFIPVIIAVGETYGDLTYAQGGIFVAGLIYVIMSFLIKKIGTDKLKAVLPAHVVGPMIMVIGLNLIPTAFNMAKTNIIIAAITLGTTLAIKYFGRGFFSQIAILCGVAVGYTISLFSGLVDTGAIASAQLMAVPNFTLPKFDIGAIMMIAPVVLATFMEHIGDITTNGQVVGQDFIKDPGLNRTLLGDGLATISASLLGGPANTTYGENTGVLAITKNYDPSLLRLAAVFAIILSFISKFGMTIRTIPSSVMGGISLMLFSMIALVGVKTIRIEKVKMNWKNIIVMLSILIIGFVGKLIEDRYGIVIGIKITDTISMSGLSFAAVVGVMLNLILNGVKRNK; this is encoded by the coding sequence ATGTCAGAATTAACAGGAATCACATCTGAAGGTATTAAAGAGTCAACAGTAAGGAAAACAGGTATGAGAATTATTATGGCTCTCCAACATCTTATTGCAATGTTTGGATCAACAGTGTTAGTACCAATATTAACAGGACTTGATATTTCAGTAGCACTATTTTGTGCTGGACTTGGAACACTTATATTTCACTTATGTACAAATAGAAAGGTTCCAGTATTCTTAGGATCATCATTTGCATTTATCCCAGTTATTATAGCAGTAGGAGAAACCTACGGAGATTTAACATATGCTCAAGGCGGAATATTTGTTGCAGGTCTCATATATGTAATAATGTCATTTTTAATTAAAAAAATTGGAACTGATAAATTAAAAGCAGTTTTACCAGCACATGTGGTAGGGCCAATGATAATGGTAATTGGATTAAATTTAATTCCAACAGCATTTAACATGGCGAAAACGAATATTATAATTGCAGCAATAACACTTGGAACAACATTAGCCATAAAATATTTTGGTAGAGGATTTTTTTCACAGATAGCAATACTTTGTGGTGTTGCAGTTGGATATACAATATCATTATTTTCAGGATTAGTTGACACAGGAGCAATAGCAAGTGCTCAACTAATGGCAGTACCAAACTTTACTCTTCCTAAGTTTGATATAGGTGCCATAATGATGATAGCACCAGTTGTACTTGCAACATTTATGGAACATATAGGTGATATAACAACAAATGGACAGGTTGTTGGTCAGGATTTTATAAAGGATCCAGGATTGAATAGAACATTATTAGGTGATGGTCTTGCAACAATAAGTGCATCATTGCTTGGAGGACCTGCAAATACAACTTATGGTGAAAATACAGGTGTATTAGCAATAACTAAAAATTATGATCCTTCTCTTTTAAGATTAGCAGCAGTTTTTGCAATAATACTAAGTTTTATTTCTAAATTTGGTATGACAATAAGAACTATTCCATCATCAGTAATGGGGGGAATAAGTTTAATGTTATTTTCAATGATAGCTCTTGTTGGAGTAAAAACTATAAGGATTGAAAAAGTAAAGATGAATTGGAAAAACATTATTGTAATGTTATCTATATTAATTATAGGGTTTGTAGGGAAGCTTATAGAAGATAGATATGGAATAGTTATTGGAATAAAAATTACAGACACCATTTCAATGTCAGGACTAAGTTTTGCAGCCGTTGTTGGTGTTATGCTAAACTTGATTCTTAATGGTGTTAAAAGAAATAAATAA